The Bombyx mori chromosome 14, ASM3026992v2 DNA segment agacgaatgctccgaattccgtggacggccaagaggacaaataaatctatcctggatcagcttcgcatccgagtcaagctctcaacaatctgttaccagaggatcctcagctacttcggtcatattgcccgccgacagtcagataacttggacaaagtgattatgacgggcaaagtagaaggaaagagaccccgcggccgattacctagccgctggtgtgatcaagtaaccgctctaactgggttgccagtcgtaaccgccattcgagcagctgaggaccggacgagatggaaacagctcacgagacaggcaacggtcaagtttcagggacacgaccttcagcaatgaagaaagcgacgaagaagaagaatgtggttttatgaaaccacgctAAAAGTGAAacaatgagtaatagtctatacactacctggtcagctgctgcgaactataggcgccgccatattggctttggctgctctgacgagcgcttttcactttatccctactccgcggtcgaccgtcacgcgacatgcaacacacagaagaaaaagtttgagacgatgtaataaaagtttcattataaaaaataatatctcaGGCTCCGGCAACCATTCGCCTATCTATGATACTAAAAGCTATGGCAGAAATGAACTGTTTAATTAAATCACAAATTCAAGAGAGTTTCCTCTCTCTCCACAAACACCAAATTCAATAAGATGGACCAATTAAAAAGCTTTTGCGTGATTTACGAGGCTTAAAATCGGCGGTCATCAAATTCAGTTCGTTTGTAGAGACAGAGCTTAAATCGAAAGCTCCGCGTACCACAGCAAAGGGACCGCAGAACACCGCCCAGAGCTTCGTACGAAACGATTTTCCAATCGATTTTTCTAGGAGCTTACTGTTCCATTAAATCGGGGTGCGTGATTGGATGTTTTGTACATCATTTAAGattaaaagcttttttaatctttttgatctttgaaattttgttttttttattttttattggcaatAAGTCCGTGGTTAGGCTGGGTGGCACACACGGCAAAATGTACGATGttcttgaaaatttgcacacatcACGACGGCCTTTGAcaataattttactaaaattaatagttttatcaCCTTAATTAGCTGAAGCGATTATATTAAAGGCTTTCTTTTTCcgaataattaaatttgtttcttgAAAAGCGTACACCATTTCTAAGTTGAGTTCACATCTCGGAAATAATTACGAAAGTCTTTTGTACTCCTCAGTCATTACACATTCTCATTTTATCCTGAAATACAGTGTCAAATAGAACAGAAATAAGCACCTTCAACAGTTAACGACCGGGTTCCTCTGAATGTTGTCTTGCTGGCGTTCATTAAGTCTTCATATTCATTACTGGTACAGAGATGGAGTCTAAAACAGAATCTGTGAGTATGGTgttatgttttagttttatagTAATCGTCTAACTTTAAGGAATGTTTGTTCCGTGGCAAAATACAACCTACCAGTAGATACGAAACTTTTAAAATGCTTCGTGTTTCGATTTTTAATACGCAATCTTCttccttctttttttgtttattgcttagatgagtggacgggcTTACAgacctcctggtgttaagtggttactgaagcccatagacgtatacaacgtaaatgcgccacccaccttgagatataagttctaaggtctcaagtatagttacacctgTATagtgtctccaccttatctcactaggtggagtcggcacagctaatttttctcttccattctcttctatcagccgtcatctcaacactcactcctctctctctcatatcgttattcgcacactccatccatgtcttcttcggttgacCTCTTCCTCTTTTCTAACTTCCACTACCATTTTTtaatacacaatgttattcattTATCATGAGGGTCGCTTGAGAGACGCGTTAAGTATTTGATTAATAGATTCGGTACATGCCTGCGAGATTTGAACGCCGATATGGTCGTAGCGTTTGACTACCGTACCCCACAAAAGCAAGCAAACACAAAACATTAACACGTTAACGTCGACAATCGAAGCGAAATTCTTCACTATGTCAATCATAAATAAacgaaattatttgaaaatgcaatttgtattaagtaaatgtaattctcgagtggagaccgcgcagcggaagacgtaacgtgggacgccccctggctagatggtgcgatgacctccgcacggtggccgtcaagaagtggatgaggaaagcagcagaccgggctcagtggtgtagattgggagaggcctatgtccagcagtggacgactgtgggctgttgatgatgatgaaatgtatttaagtaaatataattCAAGATATTCTTTCATGTTAGATAGGAGCAGCTAAAACACACACGTAAAAAAAGTACTCTGAGATTATCGATACAAAATGGTTCACACAAAAATACACAACGTTCGAATTCTGACTTCGGGATGCCAAGCCCGCTAACAGTGCCTAACGCTGGCCCGTATGAAGTCAATTAACAGTGTTAATGgtataaatatgttaatatcgtatttactggtggtaggacctcttgtgagtccgcgcgggtaggtaccagcaccctgtctatttcagccgtgaagcagtaatgcgtttcgaagggtggggcagccgttgaaactatacttgagaccttagaacttatatctcaaggtgggtggcgcatttacgtcgtagatgtctatgggctccagtaaccacttaacaccaggtgggctgtgtcaacCTACCGAAGcagtaaaaaatttattatattgtgaTCCTTAATTCGTCTCTGTGTTTCATAAACGATTTGAACTCGCGAAGCTCTGGTTACATAAAACGTACTCGGGTTTTTCTTCAAACGcattattacaaaaacaatgaCTTGTTGACAATGTCAATGCTCATATTTTGAAGGGTCAGTCACCGAATAGCGTTAGCAGAAGAGGTAGCTGCCTTCTGATTAAATAATAAGAATCAGAatgttatacctttaaacgagcaagtcttgtatgtatatatatatatatatataatctgaatctcggaaacggctccaacgattttcataaaatgtagtatacaggggatttcgggggcgataaatcgatctagctacgatttattttcagaaaatgttgttttactcaatgtgttttcaataatcaactcttcccgacatctattggcgaataataatactatttttcttaattgagggcaactaaccgctttaaagacacagcaagatggcgttatcaaaaaaaatcatcatctagttaattaattaagcaagcaaaattgaaaattaataattcttTCTTTTGAACTTTACATTACTATATATTTTCGTCGTGACGCCAAAAATGAGCTAATCCCTACAAATAAATGTAGGGATTAGCTCATTCAGTCAGTTTACAAGTAATAATGCCGCACAGAAGTTACACGAGGCTATTCATAGAGAATCAAATTAAGCAACAAGATAATCTAATTCGTCTTTACCCAGGATTCGTCGAGTGTACTTTTCATGTTCACGTAGATAAAACGGATTACATTTGACGTGAATGGCTAAGACGCGTTATACAgacaatattattgtttttccgcacgggtaggtaccaccgccctgcctatttctgccgtgaagcagtaatgcgtttcggtttgaagggtggggcagccgttgtaactatactgagacccttagaatttatatctcaaggtgggtggcgcatttatgttgtatatgtctataggctccagtaaccacttaacactaggtgggctgtgagctcgtccaccaatctaagcaaaaaacaaaaataccgaAAAGAAAACTACATATACAGTCCAATACAGCAATTTGAATGCCGATATCAATTACAAGGATACTGATTGGAGGTCCGCCTTAACGCAATCAAGACTATTTAATCTACTTACCCCCCGGAACTTAGCTAAGTAACTGATTAACTTTACTTCAAACATCAGATTCTTGGGACTTGCGTATTCCAACATTCGGCAAGGAAGCCGCTTCGGCAGGATCTTCCGCCCAGCGGGTGAGATATCTCGGTAGCCATACACGGCCAGAATATTGATGTTTGAAACTTGTATTAGTGCAACCTTATATTGAAattgtcgttagcgagattcaggaatctgtcaaatatcttgttcgATAATACCTACCGTATTTTTACAACAgcaaataataatctatatattaataagtgaagcaaaaactttgtatccctttttacgaaaattgcgcggacggaggagtatgaaatttcccactgTTGCGTTATGAataagagtggactgtattattagtttacttttatttatctataagtgacaaaataaagaattaaaattaatgactataaaaaataagaaacagaTGTGTCGCCCATGACGGCTGGAAATGGAAAGGGGTAAGGCgtcatagcggacgtcgctcgttgacaccTTTGACATTCCGAATTCAAACATACTCCCCGGTTGAAGTGTCTTCAATAATTGATGGGAAGTGGGCAGATAGTGTTGAAAGCGCGGCGAATGACACCTCGTCGTGTGTAGATGTCTGCAACTCTTCCAATATCGTCGCTACCACTGTACAGCTGAAGTATGCGTCCAAGTGGCCACAGTAGCGGAGATGATGATGGTTCCTTTACGATGACTAGATCACCCACTTTCAAAGGCTCTGCAGATGTTTTACACCATTTAGATTTTTGTTGCAACCAAGAGATGTATTCTTGAGAGAATCTTTTCCAAAAGTGTTGCTTGAGATATTCTATTCTGCGAAACCTCTGCAGACTAGTGATATTGGTACTATCTGGTACTTGAGGATGTGGCGCAAATATCACTGATCGTCCGATAAGGAAATGAGCTGGGGTTAATGGAGTGAGATCGGATGGGTCATCCGATAGAGGAGTTAAAGGTCTTGAATTTAGAATTGCTTCTATTTGTGTTAAACATGTTGCCATTTCTTCAAAAGTTAAATTTGTTAGACCTAATGTGCgctttaaatgatattttgttgattttactGCAGACTCCCAAATACCTCCGAAATGCGGAGTATAAGCAgggataaatgaaaatttaatacttgAATCGAAATTCCTAAGTTCTAAATCTTGTGACAGAAATCGAGCCAACTCGTTAAAGGCTCCTACAAAGGTTGTGCCGTTGTCTGAGAAAATGTTGCGTGGTTTTCCCCTCCGAGCAATAAAACGGCTAAGAGCAGCTAGAAATGCTTCTTTTGTCATGTCTGAAACAAGTTCAAGATGAACAGCTCTCGTAGCgagacacacacatacacatataaatGATTTTACAAGTTTACATCCCCTGACTTTTCGGTCAGCTATCATGATTGGCCCGGCATAGTCAATTCCAGTGTCTAAGAATGGAAATTCAAGATGTAAACGTTGTTCTGGAAGATTACCCATCACAGGTTGAAGTGTATTTGCCTTTATTCGACAGCATTTTATGCACTGatgacatgttttttttgctaaatTTCTACCGCCAATGGGCCAGTAGTGATGACGAATGCTAGCTAACAAAAGCAAAGGGCCTACATGCTTTAATGTTATATGAAACATGTTGAAAATTAGATGAGTTATCTTATGTGAACTTGATAAAAGGATAGGATGCTTAACATTATAGTCATAAAATGAGTTGTTGAGCCTGCCTCCTACTCTTATCAATTCGTTTGAGTCAAGAAATGGTGATAGttttaatagtgttttttttacagGTAATGTTTTGCCTGTACTTAGTAAATTGTATTCTTCAAAGAATGTTTCTTGCtgactaaattttaataatttgttcaATGATTGCTCTAATTCAGAGCTCTGCTTAGTAGGTTTCTtttgacatttatttataaacttaataACATATGCTACTATACGTTGTAATTTACAGAAAGAGGAACATTTTTCTGTAATTTTTGCTAAACAATGTGTGTTTTCAGTTATGTCCACTTGATTGGAACAAACTATATCtggtaaatttgaaaatatttgagGAAATGTTGGCCAATTCTCTTCACAATTTAACAAGAATTGAGGCCCTGACCACCATAGTGAGAACTTATTGATTCTGTCTGCACTCAATCCTCGTGAGACGAGATCTGCGGGATTTTCTGAAGACGGAACATACCTCCATGATCCACCTGCATTATCTTGTATTTCAGAAATACGATGCCTAACAAATGGTTTTAGTAAATTTGGTGCCGAGGATAGCCAACCCAAAACAATAGTTGAGTCGCACCAAAAGAtagatttttgaaaatttaatgtaaGGGATTGACATACTTTTTTATGTAAGCGAGATCCTAACAGAGCTGCGCATAGTTCTAACCGTGGGATAGTGGTAGCCTTTATCGGGGCTATCTTGCTTTTAGCAGTTAAAAGGTGAACATGCACATCACCCGTAGAAGTGATGGAACGAACATAGATGCATGTACCATATGCTTTCTCTGATGCATCTGAGAAGACATGCAATTGTAATTTGACTGGTAAATCACAAGTTATCCATCGGGGAATCTCTAAACTGTTTAAAAGAGGTAATGTTGTTTGAAATTCAGTCCAGAGATCATGGATGTCTGTTGGGACTGGGTCATCCCAAGAACATTTTGCGATCCACAATTGTTGCATTATGATCTTTGCTTTCACAATACATGGTACCACGAGACCAATAGGATCAAAGATCTGAGAAATTGTTGACAAAATATGACGTTTTGTCACCTTAACAATGGGGTATAAATTAATGTTGAAAGAAAATACATCAGCAGTACAATGCCAATTTAAACCTAACGTTTTTGATAACTCATTCTCACTCAGGTTAATGATGTCAGATGGATTATGATTACTTAATAAAGCTTGTGTAATTTCTGTTGAATTTGATTTCCATTTCCTAAGGTTGAATTGAGCAGCTTGAAAAGCAGAAATTACACTTTGACATTGACTAATTGTTGTATCAATAGTAGCATTTCCTGATATGTAATCATCCATGTAAAAGTCATTTGCTATAGTATACTGAATGGATGGATCAGGATGCTCCTGAGCTAATTGCATGAGACATCTAGTAGCTAGATATGGTGATGAAGACATTCCATAAGTAACTGTATTTAATGTGTATGTTTTGAGAGCATGTGTAGGATGTTCTCTCCAAATTATCTGTTGATAATTACAGTGTGAATCATTAACGAGTATTTGACGATACATCTTTTCTATATCTGCACAAACTACATATTTGTGTTGTCTAAATCTAAGCAAAATTGACAGTAAATCATTTTGAAGAATGGGCCCTACCATTTGGATGTCATTAAATGATTTACCTGATGATGTCTTAGCGGAACCGTCAAAAACTACTCTTAATTTCGTAGTAGTGCTTGATTCTCGTATTACACCATGATGTGGTAAAAAATAAGAGGAGCTCGACAGTTCAGATTGCTTGAAATTGGTATTTTCTGACATGTGTCCTAATTTAATGTAATCCTTCATGAATTCTACATATTGTTGTTTGAAGTTTTCGTTTCGGCTTAAACGATTTTCTAAGGAAAAAAATCGACGTTTAGCTAATGTATAAGAATCACCTAGTACACTAGGCGTTTCCTTTAAAGGAATGTTGACTACAAAACGTCCGTTTTTGTTACGGGATGTAGTATTGATAAATATTTGTTCACAGGCTCTTTCATCTgctgttaatgtatgttttgtaGCAATAGAATCTAACTCCCAGAAACGAGTTAAATCTTCATGTATGCTATTGATTAACATACATGTTTGTTGTGGGTGGCTGTTCTGAGGTATTGACCCAGAAATTAACCATCCTAATTTCGAATCACATAACAAGGGCAAATTCCTACCCATGTGGATACGATCCGAGCCTATGACGTCCCAAAAGACTTCAGCTCCAAGAAGAATGTCTATGGAAGACGGAGTATTGAAGTTGGGGTCGGCAAGACGAATGTCCGAAGGTATAGGAATAGCCtttgtatttatgtaaatttgaGGTATGCATAATGATATTTGAGGTATGCATAATGATATTTTAGGTAGTACAAAACATTGTATGCTAGCTCTAAATACTTGATTTTTTGATGTAAATGAAATTTCACATGCTTCGTCGCAGTTTGAAATTTTTGCATTAATGCCCattacttttgattttattttataagtggATAAATTTAGCCTTTTGACTAAGTCTTTGGATATGAAGTTTGCTGTACTTCCATTATCCAACAACACTCGTGCAGTGTACTGATTTCCCTTGAAATCCTCCACTTGAACAAGGGCCGTCGAAAGTAATGTTAGACGACTATCAGTAGTGTGCTTAGCTGAGAAAGCAAGACTAGTTGTATTGTTACAATTTGACAATAACTTACTATTTTCAGTTGAATGTTCCGCTGAGAGAGCAATGGTTGTACTATTTGAATTAGGTTCATTATGAACATGCAACAAGGTATTATGTTTAACAGTACAATATGTACAAGGACCTAACCTACAAATTTTTGAATTGTGACCCACTCTAAGACAATTGCTACATACTCCAAACTGTTGTACTTTTTCCAAACGTGTCTGAACTGATAATTCTCTAAATTCTGGACAAAGGAATAAGAAATGTGACTGCTTACACATAGGACATGAAATtggttttaatttgttttcagaaacaattaaactttttgttttaatgttactgTTTTTCGATAAATCGCTCTGTAATTTTACCAACTTTGTCTGTTCAATCGTTTCCAATAAGTCAGCTCTATTATTAAGGAATGTGATGAATGTAGAGAATGTAGGTGAATCACATAATGAGTTTCTATACTCTTCCCACTGACGGTTTGTGACTTGGTCTAACTTACTCGtcattaaatgaataatgaGAGTGTCCCAGTGTTGAACCGGTTGACCTAATGTTGATAAAGCCCTAAGATTCTTATTCGTAATATCAATGATGTAACGCAATGCTTTGCTTGCTTCCTTATTAATTGGTTCTACATTGAAAAGCATTTGAACATGGTTATTGACCAGCAGACGGTTATTGTCATACCTGTCACAGAGTAACTTCCAGGCAATATCATAGTTGGTAGAtgtaaaatctaaattattaattacaagtGCTGCACTTCCCTTCAAAGAAGCACGCAGGTAGTGTAACTTATTAATGTTATCAATGTTGTTGTTTATatgaataattgaaataaaagtgTCTCTAAATTCCAGCCAATCATGATAAGCACCATTGAATTTTGGAAGGTCTATTTTAGGCAATCTTATTGAGTTGTGTTTGTGTGTATGTGCACCACAAGAGCCCACCTCGGAGACTGCTTCACTCTGTAGAAGCTTGCGCGCTGCACTGATCAGCTGACGTGAAGAAGCTACTAAGCCGTAATATTGCTTCTCGAATTCCTCACGCTCCGCATATTGCTCGTTGGGATCATCCACTACAGACTCCAAATCGTTCTGTAATGCATCATATTTCTGATATAATGACTCGAATTTTTGAAGTCGATATTCGATTTCTATCTATCACTTAGTTTTAGGCACGATTTAGAAATGTTGATATATGATGAAAATTGTGTTAGTTTTGCTTTAATTGAAGCTCGTTTTTTAATTAGACTTTTCATGTCTGCCATTTTTTATGTAAGCCAATAAGATTATGTGGACaagaaatgaaaattataagaTGACAgatgacaaatttaaaaaaattgaatcgaAATAGAATTtcaaatgttataaaatataataatgtattatttgcaaattttataaaaatacaatacgtTTGTATTAATGCTGTAGTtttgaaatagtttttattttttagagatgaatataaaaaatgacTGTACCTAGTTATAAATGTATGACCAAATAGCAACGTGTTCAAAACGTTCGAACAAATTATGCACTTTTTTGATAAAAACACATTAATATGAAGTAATAATTGCAATAGAATGAAAATTTTCAAGATttatattagaattaaaaaaaatatgaagggAATGTATGAGATGATTGGAACGGACTCACAGTGGATGGTGCAATCTGCTTGAATGTATCATCAGAATTGGTTCCTGTGATGTCCAAGGCTTCCAAATTGTATTGAATGTTGAACTTGCTTGTTGACGATATCTTCAGCAATCTTTGTTGAATAGCTAAATTTTGTCCAGCCGATGAAGCTCCGACGATTTTAAGATGGCGGTTAAGCGTCGGTTTTCAAATTGTATTTTCCGCAGGTCGTCGATCCGATTGTTTCACGGGAGAAGGACCATATGTTGCGTTATGAataagagtggactgtattattagtttacttttatttatctataagtgacaaaataaagaattaaaattaatgactataaaaaataagaaacagaTGTGTCGCCCATGACGGCTGGAAATGGAAAGGGGTAAGGCgtcatagcggacgtcgctcgttgacaccTTTGACATTCCGAATTCAAAcacccacacttatagagaatatagagaagaagtgcacaatgctaatatttttttaaaataatgcataaaagatacattaaatcaataaagaaaatattacacacactatataccatgtatttgaagcacacacgcatgcatatttattgtcaaacttgtgttcttgacgtctgttgtcaaattgagaatagattaaatattgtttgtctttgttaatatttttttatcgtgtagtcttggcgaaatttgtgattatagaagtataaaatacaatcataatagtgtacaaacttacaattccaattatttatggtcgaatttcgactactgcgggacctctagtttactaTTAACAATCATAGCGTGttgtaggtatacgacaaagggaagattttcCACGGAGCGTGTGTAATTGTTTGTTAGACCGtcagtccgaatgttgttgttcggaacttgtatgtaCGCAAGCTTAGCTTAAAAATgtcatatctatctatctcttaggctaatggcgtttccttttagatttcgccaatgtcaagggtatataatactctgctttctatagcaggcttcgtgaacgagcaaggtcacagatagtcattaagaattaagtgagtagctaacactgaagtaggaaacctatggaaatgaaacgtcaacaaaaaattcgtgccactgtgacgtcatctggccacaaaacatggcggttttagtgctgcccagaagattttaatattagtaggttttatcgataaacgttcttggcctattttattttaaatattgttgagtatgaatgtatttgtagaatttatactttaataggaattaaatatattgttatgtgcaaagatgatgtgatttagatattatgtgaaatct contains these protein-coding regions:
- the LOC105842437 gene encoding uncharacterized protein LOC105842437 → MLFNVEPINKEASKALRYIIDITNKNLRALSTLGQPVQHWDTLIIHLMTSKLDQVTNRQWEEYRNSLCDSPTFSTFITFLNNRADLLETIEQTKLVKLQSDLSKNSNIKTKSLIVSENKLKPISCPMCKQSHFLFLCPEFRELSVQTRLEKVQQFGVCSNCLRVGHNSKICRLGPCTYCTVKHNTLLHVHNEPNSNSTTIALSAEHSTENSKLLSNCNNTTSLAFSAKHTTDSRLTLLSTALVQVEDFKGNQYTARVLLDNGSTANFISKDLVKRLNLSTYKIKSKVMGINAKISNCDEACEISFTSKNQVFRASIQCFVLPKISLCIPQISLCIPQIYINTKAIPIPSDIRLADPNFNTPSSIDILLGAEVFWDVIGSDRIHMGRNLPLLCDSKLGWLISGSIPQNSHPQQTCMLINSIHEDLTRFWELDSIATKHTLTADERACEQIFINTTSRNKNGRFVVNIPLKETPSVLGDSYTLAKRRFFSLENRLSRNENFKQQYVEFMKDYIKLGHMSENTNFKQSELSSSSYFLPHHGVIRESSTTTKLRVVFDGSAKTSSGKSFNDIQMVGPILQNDLLSILLRFRQHKYVVCADIEKMYRQILVNDSHCNYQQIIWREHPTHALKTYTLNTVTYGMSSSPYLATRCLMQLAQEHPDPSIQYTIANDFYMDDYISGNATIDTTISQCQSVISAFQAAQFNLRKWKSNSTEITQALLSNHNPSDIINLSENELSKTLGLNWHCTADVFSFNINLYPIVKVTKRHILSTISQIFDPIGLVVPCIVKAKIIMQQLWIAKCSWDDPVPTDIHDLWTEFQTTLPLLNSLEIPRWITCDLPVKLQLHVFSDASEKAYGTCIYVRSITSTGDVHVHLLTAKSKIAPIKATTIPRLELCAALLGSRLHKKVCQSLTLNFQKSIFWCDSTIVLGWLSSAPNLLKPFVRHRISEIQDNAGGSWRYVPSSENPADLVSRGLSADRINKFSLWWSGPQFLLNCEENWPTFPQIFSNLPDIVCSNQVDITENTHCLAKITEKCSSFCKLQRIVAYVIKFINKCQKKPTKQSSELEQSLNKLLKFSQQETFFEEYNLLSTGKTLPVKKTLLKLSPFLDSNELIRVGGRLNNSFYDYNVKHPILLSSSHKITHLIFNMFHITLKHVGPLLLLASIRHHYWPIGGRNLAKKTCHQCIKCCRIKANTLQPVMGNLPEQRLHLEFPFLDTGIDYAGPIMIADRKVRGCKLVKSFICVCVCLATRAVHLELVSDMTKEAFLAALSRFIARRGKPRNIFSDNGTTFVGAFNELARFLSQDLELRNFDSSIKFSFIPAYTPHFGGIWESAVKSTKYHLKRTLGLTNLTFEEMATCLTQIEAILNSRPLTPLSDDPSDLTPLTPAHFLIGRSVIFAPHPQVPDSTNITSLQRFRRIEYLKQHFWKRFSQEYISWLQQKSKWCKTSAEPLKVGDLVIVKEPSSSPLLWPLGRILQLYSGSDDIGRVADIYTRRGVIRRAFNTICPLPINY